The proteins below come from a single Piscinibacter gummiphilus genomic window:
- a CDS encoding DNA-binding domain-containing protein yields the protein MTALIELQHQLRRAIVGEPDAAKGLLRARAGGSLLRVYRHAYRARLLAALRDNFGTLPRAMGDEAFDALASAYLDAHPSRHPSIRWFGDRLADFMQEHDELVPHPAFIDLARMEWALRGAFDAADAPLLSRDTLAALPPDDWPGLRLRLHPSVQRLQMDWAVEPAWKALQDEAADDPDLPEPQALPHALIVWRPRLDTRWRSAGSALEAVLLEAVQQGEPFSVLCERAASAVGDAAAVPQVVGLLQQWVDEGLLAA from the coding sequence ATGACGGCGCTGATCGAGCTCCAGCACCAGCTGCGCCGGGCGATCGTCGGCGAGCCCGACGCGGCCAAGGGCCTGCTGCGCGCGCGGGCCGGTGGCTCGCTGCTGCGGGTCTACCGGCATGCCTACCGCGCTCGCCTCCTCGCCGCGCTGCGTGACAACTTCGGCACGCTGCCACGCGCGATGGGCGACGAGGCCTTCGATGCGCTCGCGTCGGCCTACCTCGACGCACACCCGTCGCGCCACCCGTCGATCCGCTGGTTCGGCGACCGGCTGGCCGACTTCATGCAGGAGCACGACGAGCTCGTGCCGCACCCCGCCTTCATCGACCTTGCGCGCATGGAGTGGGCCTTGCGAGGTGCCTTCGATGCGGCCGATGCGCCGCTGCTGTCGCGCGACACCTTGGCCGCCTTGCCGCCCGACGACTGGCCCGGCCTGCGGCTGCGTTTGCACCCGTCGGTGCAGCGGCTGCAGATGGACTGGGCGGTGGAGCCCGCGTGGAAGGCCCTGCAGGACGAAGCGGCCGACGACCCCGACCTGCCCGAGCCGCAAGCCCTTCCGCATGCGCTGATCGTGTGGCGACCGCGGCTCGACACCCGCTGGCGCTCGGCGGGCAGCGCCTTGGAGGCGGTGCTGCTCGAGGCCGTGCAACAGGGCGAGCCCTTCAGCGTGCTGTGCGAGCGCGCGGCCAGTGCGGTGGGCGACGCCGCCGCAGTGCCGCAGGTGGTGGGCTTGCTGCAGCAGTGGGTGGACGAAGGGCTGCTGGCGGCTTAA
- a CDS encoding DUF692 domain-containing protein, producing MSPPPLSGFGLGLRVEHYADFLDGRPAVDWLEVISENYLVPGGKPLAHLERIRAEYPMAMHGVSLSIGSTDPLDRHYLRELKALTRRIEPAWVSDHLCWTGVDHHHLHDLLPLPCTEEALRHVSERVLQVQEALGRRLLLENVSSYVSFDGDEMSEWEFIAELARRADCELLLDVNNVYVSSRNHGFDARRFIDAMPRERVRQIHLAGHEDHGDHLIDTHDHPVCEAVWELYAYTVGRLGAVPTMIERDDHIPPLADLLAELDRARAIQHEVLAR from the coding sequence ATGAGTCCCCCACCTCTCAGCGGCTTCGGCCTCGGCCTGCGGGTCGAGCACTACGCCGATTTCCTCGACGGCCGTCCGGCCGTGGACTGGCTCGAAGTCATCTCCGAGAACTACCTCGTGCCCGGCGGCAAGCCGCTCGCGCACCTGGAGCGCATCCGCGCCGAGTACCCGATGGCCATGCACGGCGTGTCGCTTTCCATCGGCAGCACCGACCCGCTCGACCGCCACTACCTGCGCGAGCTGAAGGCGCTCACGCGCCGCATCGAGCCGGCGTGGGTGTCGGACCACCTCTGCTGGACGGGTGTGGACCACCACCACCTGCACGACCTGCTGCCGCTGCCCTGCACCGAAGAAGCGCTGCGCCACGTGAGCGAGCGGGTGCTGCAGGTGCAGGAGGCACTTGGCCGACGGCTGCTGCTCGAAAACGTGTCGAGCTATGTGAGCTTCGACGGCGACGAGATGAGCGAGTGGGAGTTCATCGCCGAACTCGCCCGCCGCGCCGACTGCGAGCTGCTGCTCGACGTCAACAACGTCTACGTCAGCAGCCGCAACCATGGTTTCGACGCGCGCCGCTTCATCGATGCGATGCCGCGCGAGCGGGTGCGCCAGATCCACCTCGCGGGCCATGAAGACCACGGCGACCATCTGATCGATACGCACGACCACCCGGTGTGCGAAGCGGTGTGGGAGCTGTACGCCTACACCGTGGGGCGCCTTGGGGCCGTGCCCACCATGATCGAGCGCGACGACCACATCCCGCCGCTGGCCGACCTGCTGGCCGAGCTGGACCGGGCGCGGGCCATCCAGCATGAGGTGCTCGCGCGATGA
- a CDS encoding diguanylate cyclase, which translates to MACRLCLLALAWLLLHTSATAAPLRLDEGQRVVDAWPAVTLLADPGRELSLEQVLAQRERFAPPPSPHATLGVRDEVVWLRIPVESSARATPRWVLDIDYPALHRVDAYVLVQGRVVRQAVLGSHQPYSQRPLASRSHALPVELAPGSTGEVLLRVQTGGAMILPITFNTPQAFHERALAEQTLQGALGGLGIALLVYSLGRFFTLRETLSLKYALLAAGSIFFSLFQFGIGAQYLWRDWMWLEQHAGGLFSLMALCGSFLFIEHALTRPIGTRAVSLVNTRYTGPGFSRLMRGGALGVSALAVAYALGLFDTRVVTAVVSVLGPVPALLGLPGALSRARQRDPVGTGFLVAWGIYALATATLIGVIQGALPVNFWTLHSFEFGATVDMIFYLRVLSLSTQAMHAAAQSASRERDVFRFLAHSDPLTGLHNRRGLQAQIKAALQKREPEGRVAMYLLDLDGFKAVNDQHGHEVGDQLLRLLSRRLQAATRVQDTVGRLGGDEFVILTSGLSGPAQAESLAQKLLDTVREPFQVGEHLCELGLSIGYTLAPADGTDAAELLRRADAAMYASKQAGKGVARRWSS; encoded by the coding sequence ATGGCCTGCCGCTTGTGCCTGCTGGCCCTCGCCTGGCTGCTGCTGCACACGAGCGCCACCGCCGCGCCCTTGCGCCTCGACGAAGGCCAGCGGGTGGTCGACGCCTGGCCGGCGGTGACGCTGCTGGCCGACCCCGGCCGCGAGCTCTCGCTGGAACAGGTGCTCGCGCAGCGCGAGCGCTTCGCGCCACCGCCCTCGCCGCACGCCACGCTGGGCGTGCGCGACGAGGTGGTGTGGCTGCGCATCCCGGTCGAGTCTTCTGCGCGGGCCACACCGCGTTGGGTGCTCGACATCGACTACCCCGCCCTGCACCGCGTCGACGCCTACGTGCTGGTGCAAGGCCGCGTGGTGCGCCAGGCCGTGCTCGGCAGCCACCAGCCGTATTCGCAGCGGCCGCTGGCGAGCCGCTCGCACGCACTGCCGGTGGAGCTGGCCCCGGGCAGCACGGGCGAAGTGCTGCTGCGGGTGCAGACGGGCGGGGCGATGATCCTGCCGATCACCTTCAACACGCCGCAGGCCTTCCATGAGCGGGCGCTGGCCGAGCAGACGCTGCAGGGCGCGCTCGGGGGCCTGGGCATCGCGCTGCTGGTCTACAGCCTGGGGCGCTTCTTCACGCTGCGCGAGACGCTCTCGCTCAAGTACGCGCTGCTGGCGGCCGGCAGCATCTTCTTCTCGCTGTTCCAGTTCGGCATCGGCGCGCAGTACCTCTGGCGCGACTGGATGTGGTTGGAGCAGCACGCGGGTGGACTCTTTTCGCTGATGGCGCTGTGCGGCTCCTTCCTCTTCATCGAGCATGCACTCACGCGGCCGATCGGCACGCGCGCCGTCTCGCTCGTGAACACGCGCTACACCGGACCCGGCTTCAGCCGGCTGATGCGCGGTGGTGCCTTGGGGGTGAGCGCGCTGGCCGTGGCCTACGCGCTCGGGCTCTTCGACACCCGCGTGGTGACCGCCGTCGTGAGCGTGCTCGGCCCGGTGCCCGCGCTGCTGGGGCTGCCGGGGGCGCTGTCGCGCGCACGCCAGCGCGACCCGGTGGGCACCGGCTTCCTCGTCGCCTGGGGCATCTACGCGCTCGCCACCGCCACGCTGATCGGCGTGATCCAGGGTGCGCTGCCCGTGAACTTCTGGACGCTGCACTCCTTCGAGTTCGGCGCCACCGTCGACATGATCTTCTACCTGCGGGTGCTGAGCCTGAGCACGCAGGCCATGCATGCCGCCGCGCAGAGCGCCAGCCGCGAGCGCGACGTGTTCCGCTTCCTCGCCCACAGCGACCCGTTGACCGGCCTGCACAACCGGCGCGGGCTGCAGGCGCAGATCAAGGCCGCGCTGCAAAAGCGCGAGCCCGAAGGCCGGGTGGCGATGTACCTGCTCGACCTCGACGGCTTCAAGGCGGTCAACGACCAACACGGCCACGAGGTGGGCGACCAGTTGCTGCGGCTCCTGTCACGTCGACTGCAGGCGGCCACGCGCGTGCAAGACACCGTGGGCCGCCTCGGCGGCGACGAGTTCGTGATCCTCACGAGCGGGCTCAGCGGGCCAGCGCAGGCCGAGTCGCTCGCGCAGAAGCTGCTCGACACGGTGCGTGAGCCCTTCCAGGTCGGCGAACACCTCTGCGAGCTGGGCTTGAGCATCGGCTACACCCTGGCCCCCGCCGACGGCACTGACGCGGCCGAGCTGCTGCGCCGCGCCGACGCGGCCATGTACGCCAGCAAGCAGGCGGGCAAGGGCGTGGCGCGGCGCTGGTCAAGCTGA
- a CDS encoding helix-turn-helix transcriptional regulator: MHPSPTPRPPAAAPSFGASLKRWRQQRRMTQIDLAVQAEVSVRHLSFVETGRSAPSREMVLRLSECLQVPLRERNQWLLAAGFAPMYRERALADDELAAARQAVQRLLTAHEPFPAMALDRHWNIVAANGAVPVILGQPGRPLPERANIIRGCYHPAGLVSRLVNVRRMRAAHVQRLRQQIEASGDPGLSALLKELLSYPEPAEDPSVTPLTSEHEGVAVPFQIRCDEGVLSFLTATTIFGSAFDITLSELSMEIFLPADPFTAEIVPRLVRGASA; this comes from the coding sequence ATGCACCCGTCTCCGACCCCCCGGCCGCCGGCGGCCGCGCCGAGCTTCGGCGCATCCCTGAAGCGCTGGCGCCAGCAGCGCCGCATGACGCAGATCGACCTCGCGGTGCAGGCCGAGGTGTCGGTGCGGCACCTGAGCTTTGTGGAGACGGGCCGATCGGCCCCCAGCCGCGAGATGGTGCTGCGCCTGTCGGAGTGCCTGCAGGTGCCGCTGCGCGAGCGCAACCAATGGCTGCTGGCGGCAGGCTTTGCGCCGATGTACCGCGAGCGGGCCTTGGCGGATGACGAGCTGGCGGCGGCGCGGCAGGCCGTGCAGCGCTTGCTGACGGCGCACGAGCCCTTTCCCGCCATGGCGCTCGACCGGCACTGGAACATCGTGGCGGCCAACGGTGCGGTGCCCGTGATCCTCGGCCAGCCGGGCCGACCGCTGCCCGAGCGGGCCAACATCATCCGCGGCTGCTACCACCCGGCGGGGCTGGTGTCGCGGCTGGTCAACGTGCGCCGGATGCGGGCCGCCCACGTGCAGCGCTTGCGCCAGCAGATCGAGGCCAGCGGCGACCCCGGGCTGTCCGCCCTGCTGAAGGAGTTGCTGTCCTATCCCGAGCCGGCGGAGGACCCGTCGGTCACCCCGCTGACGAGCGAGCACGAGGGCGTGGCGGTGCCGTTCCAGATCCGCTGCGACGAGGGGGTGCTGAGCTTCCTCACCGCGACCACCATCTTCGGCTCGGCCTTCGACATCACGCTCTCCGAGCTGTCGATGGAGATCTTCCTGCCCGCCGACCCGTTCACCGCCGAGATCGTGCCCCGGCTGGTGCGGGGCGCCTCAGCTTGA
- a CDS encoding amino acid aminotransferase, with amino-acid sequence MFEHVDAYAGDPILTLNESFGKDPRPNKINLSIGIYFDDAGNLPVMKAVKTAESAMLQTIGARPYQPMEGAPNYRQAVQHLLFGAGHEAVKSGRIATIQTLGGSGGLKVGGDFLKRYFPKSNVWVSDPTWDNHRAMFEGAGFTVNTYPYYDAKTGGLRFPEMLAAIQALPEQSIVLLHACCHNPTGVDLSHAQWAELIPVLKARKLIPYVDIAYQGFGDGIDEDAWAVRALADAGVSFFCASSFSKSFSLYGERCGGLSVVCPSKAEADLVLGQMKATVRKNYSSPPTHGGQIVARVLGTPELRQQWADELDAMRKRIQAMRQKLHAVISAKLPGRNFDYFITQRGMFSYTGLTPEQVDRLREEHAVYLVRSGRMCVAGLNSSNVEATAVAMAAVLAG; translated from the coding sequence ATGTTCGAGCACGTCGACGCCTACGCTGGCGACCCCATCCTCACCCTCAACGAATCCTTCGGCAAGGACCCGCGGCCGAACAAGATCAACCTCTCCATCGGTATCTACTTCGACGACGCCGGCAACCTGCCGGTGATGAAGGCGGTGAAGACGGCCGAATCGGCCATGCTGCAGACCATCGGCGCACGCCCCTACCAGCCGATGGAAGGCGCGCCCAACTACCGCCAGGCGGTGCAGCACCTGCTCTTCGGCGCCGGCCATGAAGCGGTGAAGAGCGGCCGCATCGCGACCATCCAGACGCTGGGCGGCTCGGGCGGCCTGAAGGTCGGCGGCGACTTCCTCAAGCGCTACTTCCCGAAGAGCAACGTGTGGGTCAGCGACCCCACCTGGGACAACCACCGCGCCATGTTCGAAGGCGCCGGCTTCACGGTGAACACCTACCCGTACTACGACGCCAAGACCGGCGGCCTGCGCTTCCCCGAGATGCTGGCGGCCATCCAGGCGCTGCCCGAGCAGAGCATCGTGCTGCTGCACGCCTGCTGCCACAACCCGACGGGCGTGGACCTCTCGCACGCGCAGTGGGCCGAGCTGATCCCGGTGCTCAAGGCGCGCAAGCTGATCCCGTATGTCGACATCGCCTACCAGGGCTTCGGCGACGGCATCGACGAAGACGCCTGGGCCGTGCGCGCGCTCGCCGATGCGGGCGTGAGCTTCTTCTGCGCGAGCAGCTTCTCGAAGAGCTTCTCGCTCTATGGCGAGCGTTGCGGCGGCCTGAGCGTCGTGTGCCCCAGCAAGGCCGAAGCCGATCTGGTGCTCGGCCAGATGAAGGCCACCGTGCGCAAGAACTACAGCAGTCCGCCCACCCACGGCGGCCAGATCGTCGCGCGTGTGCTCGGCACGCCCGAGCTGCGCCAGCAGTGGGCCGACGAGCTCGATGCGATGCGCAAGCGCATCCAGGCCATGCGCCAGAAGCTGCACGCCGTCATCAGCGCGAAGCTCCCCGGTCGCAACTTCGACTACTTCATCACCCAGCGCGGCATGTTCAGCTACACCGGTCTCACGCCCGAGCAGGTCGACCGCCTGCGCGAAGAGCACGCGGTGTACCTCGTGCGCTCGGGCCGCATGTGCGTGGCGGGGCTCAACTCGTCGAACGTCGAGGCGACCGCGGTGGCGATGGCGGCCGTGCTGGCCGGCTGA
- a CDS encoding DUF2332 domain-containing protein codes for MDLTPADTGRLAALFRHFANVECPEEPLYEALCRIVADDPALLGLLSGASPEQQRPNLWLAAVHDSLLSGVTHPLAAYYPSCGGDRAPDAALASCVREFAAQHAAALRELMRTRSTQTNEIGRCAVLWPALHALAARSGRAELALLDVGTSAGLNLGVDVYRYDAADARPGVPLLSCEWQGERRAPTTPTPKLVQRLGLDPAPVTVDDERAVRWLRACLWPSDTARATRFEQAVQMARARRWPVRREADCTAAVEPWVASLPSGVRPVIFNSWVLTYFERPALQRHIETVTELVRRTGAMWLSAESSALRVGPVELPPPRPDLPKAHSVWTLCHRVGGELRFEALARSHAHGRWAEWVGA; via the coding sequence ATGGACCTCACCCCTGCCGACACCGGGCGCCTGGCCGCGCTGTTCCGCCACTTTGCGAACGTGGAGTGCCCCGAGGAGCCGCTCTACGAAGCGCTGTGCCGCATCGTGGCCGACGACCCCGCGCTGCTCGGCCTGCTGAGCGGCGCAAGCCCCGAGCAGCAACGCCCCAACCTCTGGCTGGCCGCGGTGCACGATTCGCTGCTGTCGGGTGTGACGCACCCGCTGGCCGCCTACTACCCGAGCTGCGGCGGTGACCGTGCGCCCGATGCGGCGCTGGCCAGCTGCGTGCGCGAATTCGCCGCGCAGCACGCGGCCGCGCTGCGCGAGTTGATGCGCACCCGCAGCACCCAGACCAACGAGATCGGCCGCTGCGCCGTGCTGTGGCCCGCACTGCATGCGCTCGCCGCCCGCAGCGGCCGCGCCGAGCTGGCCTTGCTCGACGTGGGCACCAGCGCCGGCCTCAACCTCGGGGTCGACGTCTACCGATACGACGCGGCCGACGCCCGCCCCGGTGTGCCGCTGCTGAGCTGCGAGTGGCAAGGCGAGCGACGCGCACCCACCACGCCGACACCGAAGCTCGTGCAGCGCCTCGGCCTCGACCCCGCCCCGGTCACGGTCGACGACGAGCGGGCGGTGCGCTGGCTGCGCGCCTGCCTGTGGCCGAGCGACACTGCCCGCGCCACCCGCTTCGAGCAGGCGGTGCAGATGGCCCGCGCGCGCCGCTGGCCGGTGCGCCGCGAGGCCGACTGCACCGCCGCCGTCGAGCCGTGGGTGGCCTCGCTCCCGTCCGGCGTGCGGCCGGTGATCTTCAACAGCTGGGTGCTGACCTACTTCGAGCGGCCGGCCTTGCAACGCCACATCGAGACGGTGACGGAGCTCGTGCGCCGCACCGGCGCCATGTGGCTCTCGGCCGAATCGAGCGCCTTACGGGTCGGCCCGGTCGAGCTGCCGCCGCCCCGGCCCGACCTGCCGAAAGCCCACAGCGTGTGGACCCTGTGCCACCGCGTTGGGGGCGAGCTGCGCTTCGAGGCGCTGGCCCGTTCCCACGCGCATGGCCGCTGGGCCGAGTGGGTGGGCGCATAG
- a CDS encoding Crp/Fnr family transcriptional regulator, which yields MQDDVARVLGTSLPELTLTDAHWHGLLPLCRLHRVGRSQVLLRQGDATPALFGLASGEMEIRFLTVDGEASVIERVPPGRLFGLSSFASGEVSTFEVQGGAKASRVVAFGSAAYEYLMDMVPGFARALMREYARRYHGTLRLLEASRHRSADERLRLALEQLARTDRAGPPDAQGWRHIRTTQAELAALASLSRQTVNELVRQLAAQKRLRVAYGGLWVPA from the coding sequence ATGCAAGACGACGTGGCCCGCGTGCTGGGCACGAGCCTCCCGGAGCTGACGCTGACCGATGCGCACTGGCACGGCCTGCTGCCGCTGTGCCGCCTGCACCGCGTGGGCCGCAGCCAGGTGCTGCTGCGCCAGGGTGACGCCACGCCCGCACTTTTCGGCCTGGCGAGCGGCGAGATGGAGATCCGCTTCCTGACGGTGGACGGCGAAGCCTCGGTGATCGAGCGCGTGCCGCCGGGGCGGCTCTTCGGCCTGTCGTCGTTCGCGAGCGGCGAAGTCTCGACCTTCGAGGTGCAGGGCGGCGCCAAGGCCTCGCGCGTCGTGGCGTTCGGGTCGGCCGCCTACGAGTACCTGATGGACATGGTGCCGGGCTTTGCGCGGGCGCTGATGCGAGAGTACGCGCGCCGCTACCACGGCACGCTGCGCCTGCTCGAAGCCTCGCGCCACCGCAGCGCCGACGAACGCCTGCGCCTGGCCCTCGAACAATTGGCCCGCACCGACCGTGCGGGACCGCCCGATGCGCAGGGCTGGCGCCACATCCGCACCACGCAGGCCGAACTGGCGGCGCTGGCCAGCCTGTCGCGCCAGACGGTCAACGAGCTGGTGCGGCAGCTTGCCGCGCAGAAGCGGCTGCGCGTGGCCTATGGCGGGCTGTGGGTGCCCGCGTGA
- a CDS encoding glutathione peroxidase, which produces MTSVYDFEAVSIDGQPAQLSTQRGKVLLIVNTASACGFTPQFGGLEKLWERYKDKGLVVVGFPSNEFGGQDPGSNDEIASFCQLNYGVSFPMMEKVKVNGADAHPLWKWLTSEAPGILGTKGIKWNFTKFLVGKDGQVIKRYAPNDAPESITKDIEAALAA; this is translated from the coding sequence ATGACCAGCGTTTACGACTTCGAGGCTGTTTCCATCGATGGCCAGCCCGCGCAGCTGTCCACCCAGCGCGGCAAGGTGCTGCTGATCGTGAACACGGCGAGCGCCTGCGGTTTCACGCCGCAGTTCGGCGGCCTCGAGAAGCTGTGGGAGCGCTACAAGGACAAGGGCCTGGTCGTCGTCGGCTTCCCCAGCAACGAGTTCGGCGGGCAGGACCCGGGCAGCAACGACGAGATCGCCTCCTTCTGCCAGCTCAACTACGGCGTGAGCTTCCCGATGATGGAGAAGGTGAAGGTCAATGGCGCCGACGCCCATCCGCTGTGGAAATGGCTCACGAGCGAGGCCCCGGGCATCCTCGGCACCAAGGGCATCAAGTGGAACTTCACCAAGTTCCTCGTCGGGAAAGACGGGCAGGTGATCAAGCGCTATGCGCCGAACGACGCGCCCGAGTCGATCACCAAAGACATCGAGGCCGCACTGGCGGCCTGA
- a CDS encoding response regulator — MPQRIPMRYTVALQGFSDFERSTLASLFRLEQQRAPAYVQGSSLVESDFVIADADSPSALNAVNDAHRVQDAIFIGSHPPAGAAAHLPRPIEPKRLLRELDLLLEARLALLDEPPLTDWVVSSPDALRSDDSPPALDVLVLDDSRIALKFLQSRLQGLGYRVHAVQTADEALALLDTQPFSIVFVDIDLGAGPLDGLAVCQHLKRRRTHPGDIAPAVVVVTGSTRSTDRVRGDLAGCDAYLTKPLMEEEFMAALRQVDPARAG, encoded by the coding sequence ATGCCCCAGCGCATCCCCATGCGCTACACCGTTGCGCTGCAAGGCTTCAGCGACTTCGAGCGCAGCACGCTGGCGTCGCTGTTCCGCCTGGAGCAGCAGCGCGCCCCCGCCTACGTGCAGGGCAGCTCGCTCGTGGAAAGCGACTTCGTCATCGCCGACGCCGACAGCCCGTCGGCGCTGAACGCCGTCAACGACGCCCACCGGGTGCAAGACGCCATCTTCATCGGCTCGCACCCGCCCGCGGGTGCGGCGGCCCACCTGCCGCGGCCCATCGAACCCAAGCGCCTCCTGCGCGAGCTCGACCTGCTACTCGAAGCGCGCCTCGCGCTGCTCGACGAGCCGCCGCTGACCGACTGGGTGGTGTCGTCGCCCGACGCCCTGCGCAGCGACGACAGCCCGCCCGCGCTCGACGTGCTGGTGCTCGACGACAGCCGCATCGCACTCAAGTTCCTGCAGTCCCGGCTGCAGGGCCTGGGCTACCGCGTGCATGCGGTGCAGACCGCCGACGAAGCGCTGGCCCTGCTCGACACCCAGCCCTTTTCCATCGTCTTTGTCGACATCGACCTCGGCGCAGGCCCGCTCGACGGCCTGGCGGTGTGCCAGCACCTGAAGCGGCGCCGCACGCACCCGGGCGACATCGCGCCCGCGGTGGTCGTCGTGACCGGCAGCACCCGCTCGACCGACCGCGTGCGCGGCGACCTCGCCGGCTGCGACGCCTACCTCACCAAGCCGCTGATGGAAGAAGAATTCATGGCGGCCCTGCGGCAGGTCGACCCCGCCCGGGCGGGCTGA
- a CDS encoding DMT family transporter, with protein MRSSSRLWPALALMVNAFVWGVSWWPFRQLQSAGLHPLWATVLVYLVAVAVIVIARPHAFGQVLRRPVLWVLVFASGSTNAAFNWGVAIGDVVRVVLLFYLMPLWVVLLARVLLHEKLTWLAGARVLLALGGAAIVLWPEGGGSFPLPRSLPDWLGVCGGFSFALNNVMLRREAAQPEESRALAMFLGGVLVAGTLAATLATQGQVAWPPAPAMSWVPLALVLSGFFLLSNVALQYGAARLPANVASVVMLTEVLFASVSALLLGGGSMTPALAMGGGLILLAALLSTLDSHSAH; from the coding sequence ATGCGGTCTTCGTCCCGGTTGTGGCCCGCGCTGGCCTTGATGGTCAACGCCTTCGTGTGGGGCGTGTCGTGGTGGCCGTTTCGCCAGCTTCAGTCAGCCGGCCTGCACCCGCTGTGGGCCACCGTGCTGGTGTACCTCGTGGCCGTGGCGGTGATCGTCATCGCCCGGCCGCACGCCTTCGGCCAGGTGCTGCGCCGGCCGGTGCTGTGGGTGCTGGTGTTCGCCTCGGGCAGCACGAATGCGGCCTTCAACTGGGGCGTGGCCATCGGCGACGTGGTGCGCGTGGTCCTGCTCTTCTACCTGATGCCGCTGTGGGTGGTGCTCCTCGCCCGCGTGCTGCTGCATGAGAAGCTCACCTGGCTTGCGGGGGCGCGGGTGTTGCTGGCGCTGGGTGGTGCGGCCATCGTGCTGTGGCCGGAAGGGGGCGGCTCGTTCCCGCTGCCGCGCTCGTTGCCCGACTGGCTTGGCGTGTGCGGCGGCTTCTCGTTCGCACTCAACAACGTGATGCTGCGCCGCGAGGCGGCGCAGCCCGAGGAGAGCCGGGCGCTGGCGATGTTCCTCGGCGGGGTGCTGGTGGCCGGCACGCTGGCCGCCACGCTCGCGACGCAGGGCCAGGTGGCGTGGCCGCCGGCCCCGGCGATGAGCTGGGTGCCGCTCGCACTGGTGCTCTCCGGCTTCTTCCTGCTCAGCAACGTGGCGCTGCAGTACGGTGCCGCGCGCCTGCCGGCCAACGTGGCTTCGGTGGTGATGCTGACCGAGGTCTTGTTCGCCTCGGTGTCGGCCCTGCTGCTGGGCGGCGGCAGCATGACCCCGGCGCTGGCCATGGGCGGCGGCCTGATCCTGCTGGCCGCACTGCTGTCGACACTCGACAGCCACAGCGCCCACTGA
- the lplT gene encoding lysophospholipid transporter LplT — protein sequence MKKGFYTIMSAQFFSSLADNALFVAAVELLRTSGQPEWQRAALVPMFALFYVILAPLVGAFADAVPKGRVMFVSNLIKVVGCLMMLFGTHPLLAYAIVGLGAAAYSPAKYGILTELLPNSQLVKANGWIEGLTIASIILGVLLGGQLVGQAVSRMMLGIDVPMIDTGIDTAPEAAISALIVLYAIAALFNLKIPRTEAPLQPMTGNVVTLVRDFSSCNARLWGDKLGQISLATTTLIWGVSGNFRYIVLAWAAAALGYGTTQASALVGVVAIGTAVGAVVASMRMRLDQATKVIPMGIAMGLLVIAMNFISNVWTAAPFLLVLGAIGGFMVVPMNALLQHRGHNLMGAGRSIAVQNFNEQACILALGAFYTGMTKFGLSAFAAITAFGLVVAGAMWVIGRWHSTNCVRFKDEVDHLLALARSDKH from the coding sequence ATGAAAAAAGGCTTCTACACGATCATGTCGGCGCAGTTCTTCAGCTCGCTGGCTGATAACGCGCTCTTCGTCGCCGCCGTCGAACTGCTCAGAACCTCCGGTCAGCCCGAGTGGCAGCGTGCCGCCCTGGTGCCAATGTTCGCGTTGTTCTACGTGATCCTCGCCCCGCTGGTGGGGGCCTTCGCCGATGCGGTACCGAAAGGCCGGGTGATGTTCGTCTCGAACCTCATCAAGGTGGTGGGCTGCCTGATGATGCTCTTCGGCACCCACCCGCTGCTCGCCTACGCCATCGTCGGCCTCGGCGCGGCGGCCTACTCGCCGGCCAAGTACGGCATCCTCACCGAGCTGCTGCCCAACTCGCAGCTGGTCAAGGCCAACGGCTGGATCGAGGGCCTCACCATCGCCTCCATCATCCTCGGCGTGCTGCTGGGCGGGCAGCTGGTGGGGCAGGCGGTGTCGCGCATGATGCTCGGCATCGACGTGCCGATGATCGACACCGGCATCGACACCGCGCCCGAGGCGGCCATCTCGGCGCTGATCGTGCTCTATGCCATCGCGGCGCTCTTCAACCTCAAGATCCCGCGCACCGAAGCCCCGCTGCAGCCGATGACCGGCAACGTCGTCACGTTGGTGCGCGACTTCTCCAGCTGCAATGCGCGCCTCTGGGGCGACAAGCTGGGCCAGATCTCGCTGGCCACGACCACGCTGATCTGGGGCGTGTCGGGCAACTTCCGCTACATCGTGCTCGCCTGGGCCGCCGCGGCCCTCGGCTACGGCACCACGCAGGCCTCGGCACTCGTCGGCGTGGTCGCGATCGGCACCGCGGTTGGCGCGGTGGTGGCCTCGATGCGCATGCGCCTCGACCAGGCCACCAAGGTGATCCCGATGGGCATCGCGATGGGCTTGCTCGTGATCGCGATGAACTTCATCAGCAACGTCTGGACGGCCGCACCCTTCCTGCTGGTGCTGGGCGCCATCGGCGGCTTCATGGTGGTGCCGATGAACGCGCTCCTGCAGCACCGCGGCCACAACCTCATGGGCGCCGGCCGCTCGATTGCCGTGCAGAACTTCAACGAGCAGGCCTGCATCCTCGCGCTCGGCGCGTTCTACACCGGCATGACGAAATTCGGCCTGTCGGCGTTTGCCGCCATCACCGCCTTCGGCCTCGTGGTGGCGGGTGCGATGTGGGTGATCGGGCGCTGGCACTCGACCAACTGCGTGCGCTTCAAGGACGAAGTCGACCACCTGCTCGCGCTGGCGCGCTCCGACAAGCACTGA